The DNA segment AAGGCTTGTTCAGGTGTTTACTTTTCACTATGATCACCGACTCGGAGTCTTGGCTCAGtttttaagttgtctttatttgtcacatatacattactgcacagtgaaatactttcttcgcatatcccgttcttgggggttggggtcggAGCGCAGGGTCACTGCCTGCCAAATGAATAACTAAaaatttcatttggaaatcatcTGTTACAAATCCAAACTTAGTCCGGTTTATCTATTAAATTTTGTTTAGATAATCTGGATGTGCCTCTCCAATACATGATATTGGCATCTGGGCTGATTTAATGTGTGAACACAAAGACACATTAGCCAGTACAGTTGGTCCCTACACATGCATAACTGTACTAGTGCTTCAGTGCACTTTAGTCAGTCTGTGAGTcttattaaagattttttaaaataaataattctgtgCTTAGATtgtattttccattttttttttccagagttgTCCCCAGGAAGTTTTTTATGTGGCAAATATGGTTTGCTAATATCAGTGTGGATGCTTCTAATGGCCTTTACCCAAGTACAGCCTGTGCGTTTAGTTGGGTTTCTGAGAAGAAGAAACTTTATCTCTCTTGTGAATAATGTTGTTAAGGATCAGGTCTATGACCGCACTTCCTCTGCCCTGCAGCGATACAGCCGACTATCCTCAGCCTCCGAAAAGAAACTTCAatttttagtaaataaaattCACCCAGAATATGAGTCACCAAATTTTGTGGGATGCCAGTCTTCCTTTAAGTCACTTGCTTCTGTTAACCCCTACACCATTTGTATGTTTTCAACAAATCGCCAACTCTCAGTGAAGGACCAGAGCAGCCAATCCACCATCTATAAGCCTAAAGGTACTTCCCCAGCCTGCTCTACAGCCTTTCCTTTGCATGTGATTTGTTGATGATGCAAGACTGAAAAATAAGCCTGAAGTCAGTTTGTTCATGTAAAAGGTAAACATACTTCTTTGTCTGGTTGAAAAGCAGGAAAGTTTCTGGATTTTAGTGACTTTGTACATGTATGTTATACAAAGGTCAAGTcatttggattttatttataGCTCTTTTAACACTGGACTTTGACACTAAGCTGCTTGACAGAAATCTGAATGTAAAATTTTAATTCAAATTGAAAGTTTATTCCCATATGAGTACGTCAGAGGTGACGGTAACAAGGAACCATCCTTGGCTTTCCATGCAGGGCCATCTTCAGCAGAAGCCATTTTTACAGGTTGCAAAATCACCAATTAAGTGGCATCAGGATGGTTCAGGCATGTCCCAAGGGCAGAAGGAGTTAGGATCACTGGTATCATTGGATTAACATGTATAGCTTGACAGGTGGTGGGGATTAATTGGTATGCTCTTATAATGGTTTAAGAAGATGTACAGTTATGTTCAGAGTGCAAGCATGGACTCTCTCAAGACTGCCTGTGACAGCATAattaaaagggagagccagataTGAAGGCACACTAGGAAATAAAGACTTCATTCTTCAAGGTACCAAGATAGGACCTATACATTTTGATCGCAGCAGaccattaaaaaacacacaccagaagtTCACTTGGGAATTGCAGAGAGTGATCATTAAGTGTTCTTTAGGTCAATAGGAGTATTTCATATTTGTGGACAAATATGATGAGGTGTGGTCATATCTTCTGGATTTAGTTAGCTGCTGTATTCTAGACTTCTAGAAGTGGAGAATTTTATGCAtgtactggaacatccagacagcaaGGCATTATagtaatccaacctagaggtaactaagcatgaactagtttttctgcatcctGTTATGGAATATGTCTTATCTCTGCAATATTTCcaagataaaataatatatttagtaATATTATAATGTCTTTAGTAATCTAAACGAGCTTCGAAAGAGTCTTGAGTCAGTAATCACACCGAGGTATTTTACTGCGggacatgatgaaacagaaagaccatccagagTTATTTTGTAATCACAAAgtttacttctagctgcatgttcCAGTACAGATACTTCTGATTTGTCAGCATTAAGTAGACAGAGGATACCCAGaattcagtgtttattatccTTTAAACATTCCTTATCTCTATTAAGATGGTGTCTCTAATCTGACTTTGCAGAAACGTATAACTGGTCTTGCTCTGTCTTCTCACTGCAGAACCACTGTCCACTGTGGAGGCGAACACGGCCATCGTGGACATGTGGTCAGTCACCCTTGGAGCTGTGGGTGCTGCCATTGCTGGCATAATTCTGGCTAACACAGATTTTTTCCTGACCAAGCCTGAGTTTGCCACTCTACAGTATCTGGAGAATGCTGATCTCAGAACTACTGAGGGGAGTAAGTGGGATTTCACATCTTTATCCACACATCAACAGTATTAGTGAGAGGTATGGAGGTTGATCTGGTAGTTGCAGTTCTTATGCTATTTGATTGTATCTATACTCTTATACTGGTATCTAACAAGCCACAATAATCTTATGTTTTTAATTGCCTTAAAAGAGAGAGCATTATTTCTGTCAGTATAACTCACTGGTCAGTCAACAAATCCATATAACaagttcattttcatttaagtgTGTTTCTACAGATTTAGTAAGagtgcatttaaaaaaaggacAATACATTTTGTACTATTTGATTTGCTCAGTATGATACTAAGgaatatttaaaatatcagaCAATTAATTTAATCCTTGTAAAATTTAAAAGGACATCATATTATACTCTTACGTGAAAATACAATGACTTCACTGGTCATAGCTTTATATGTACATGGGCAGATCAGATGGGGATCCTGTTGTCTGTCGTTTTTAAAATGCAATGAGACATCATGATGGcccttttttatgttttaaaaaaaaatgttttacactATTTATGCATTTAGATGAGAAGGTAATTAAAGCTAGAACTCTGTGGGCGACATCTGGAGCAGTGATCATGGCTGTACGCCGGCCTGGATGATTTTTGTGCAGAGAGGTAAACTTGATGCATTAGcttgtattgtgtttagtgtagaaGAGCGTGCTCATTGCTTATATCCTAGGTGCACTTGTCTCTTTACAGGAAGCTGCTGAGCTGTCCTCTCTGAAGCCCCAGCTGGACAAGCTTGGGGTACCGCTGTACGCTGTGGTCAAAGAAAACATTGGTACAGAGGTTCAGGATTTTAAACCACACTTTGCTGGAGACGTCTTCCTGGATGAGAAGGTTAGAAGAGCTgatgcttgttttttgttgttctaCAGTGGTATTGTCAGAATGAACATATACACTTGCCATTAAAATTATGCAGATGCAGGTTAAGCtctttagttaatgttcacatcaaaagTCATGATGGGGAGCGTGTGATCTCTGACTTGGCATTGTGGTTGTTGGTGTTAGATGGGCTGTTGTGAGTATTTAGGAAACTGCTGATCATCTCGATTTTCTCACACAAGCCTTGAGACTTTGTGAGCAGAGTGTCTGCTGGCTGATACACTTTCGTGAGAAAGCTTAAGTTTAATAACTACACTGGCCTGAGGTGACGGGAAGTCCGTTGTAACTGTAGataatgttttgtgcatgcagAGATGCTTTTTGCTCACCATGGTTCTAATGAGTGTTTAtgaatatagtgtacatgtatCTAGTatattttttctgaaatattgttCATCTTCATTGCTCAAAATTTAAAGGAATATTAGCTGTAGGTATACCACTGTTCTACTAGcatgttttacaaaataaccAGGGACTTTGTGTTGTGGAAAGCACAGTGATCAGTATTAGAGAAAAGGAACCGCTGGAGTGTAAAGGATGTCTAGAGGCCCTTGCTTTGAATTGCTTTAGCTCGTATGCAGCCGCAGGACATTCATTAGTTTCTCACAGTGCTCTGGTGGGGACGGACCCGCATATTGCCAAGGAGGTTCTGATGAACATTTGCATTCACCTCGTTTTGTAGCTGTATAAGAGGACCGAATCATTCTGCAGAGAACCATCTCTCCCAAACCAGAACACTTTCACATGTTGTGTGGACAGAGGAGAACTGATCCAGAGATTCAGTGATGAGAGCaagtttcattcattcagtctgGCCActcaactatatatatatatatatatatatatataaataaataaataaaataattgtgtgcaaatcccaggagatctgcAGTTTCAGTAATACTGTAACCAGCCTTTCTGGTGCCAGcaaccatgccatggttaaTGTCACAGAGATTAATTCCAGTTCATAATTTTGATGTGAATATTTGCTGAAGcggaaatgatttttttccactgtGCTGCACATGATTATGTATCACCGTGCATTGCTTTTAGTTTCTGTAGAAACGCCTTCTATTAATACCTGTACATGAATACATGTAAATACTGTTACAGCAAGTGTTCTATGGTCCTATGCTGAGGAAAATGGGTGGTCTTGGATTAATTCGTCTGGGAGTTTGGCACAACTTCATAAGGGCCTGGAGGTCAGGTTACCAAGGAAACATGAATGGAGAGGGCTTCATCCTGGGTGGTGTGTTTGTCATTGGATCTGGCACGCAGGTGACATTATTAGGACACATTCTAT comes from the Hemibagrus wyckioides isolate EC202008001 linkage group LG03, SWU_Hwy_1.0, whole genome shotgun sequence genome and includes:
- the selenou1a gene encoding selenoprotein U 1a isoform X1, with product MLLMAFTQVQPVRLVGFLRRRNFISLVNNVVKDQVYDRTSSALQRYSRLSSASEKKLQFLVNKIHPEYESPNFVGCQSSFKSLASVNPYTICMFSTNRQLSVKDQSSQSTIYKPKEPLSTVEANTAIVDMWSVTLGAVGAAIAGIILANTDFFLTKPEFATLQYLENADLRTTEGNEKVIKARTLWATSGAVIMAVRRPGUFLCREEAAELSSLKPQLDKLGVPLYAVVKENIGTEVQDFKPHFAGDVFLDEKQVFYGPMLRKMGGLGLIRLGVWHNFIRAWRSGYQGNMNGEGFILGGVFVIGSGTQGVLLEHREKEFGDKVDYESVLEAAKKIVQN
- the selenou1a gene encoding selenoprotein U 1a isoform X2, which encodes MWSVTLGAVGAAIAGIILANTDFFLTKPEFATLQYLENADLRTTEGNEKVIKARTLWATSGAVIMAVRRPGUFLCREEAAELSSLKPQLDKLGVPLYAVVKENIGTEVQDFKPHFAGDVFLDEKQVFYGPMLRKMGGLGLIRLGVWHNFIRAWRSGYQGNMNGEGFILGGVFVIGSGTQGVLLEHREKEFGDKVDYESVLEAAKKIVQN